One window of Centropristis striata isolate RG_2023a ecotype Rhode Island chromosome 23, C.striata_1.0, whole genome shotgun sequence genomic DNA carries:
- the mc4r gene encoding melanocortin receptor 4 yields MNATEHFGLITGYYNRSQTSATLTLNKDLSSEEKDSSTGCYEQLLISTEVFLTLGIVSLLENILVVAAIVKNKNLHSPMYFFICSLAVADMLVSVSNASETIVIALINGGNLTIPVTLIKSMDNVFDSMICSSLLASICSLLAIAVDRYITIFYALRYHNIVTLRRAMLVISSIWTCCIVSGILFIIYSESTTVLICLITMFFTMLVLMASLYVHMFLLARLHMKRIAALPGNAPIHQRANMKGAITLTILLGVFVVCWAPFFLHLILMITCPRNPYCTCFMSHFNMYLILIMCNSVIDPIIYAFRSQEMRKTFKEIFYCSHAFLCV; encoded by the coding sequence ATGAACGCCACGGAGCACTTTGGATTGATCACAGGCTACTACAACAGGAGCCAGACCTCCGCCACTTTGACGCTCAACAAAGACTTATCGTCCGAGGAGAAGGACTCGTCGACAGGATGCTACGAGCAGCTGCTGATCTCCACCGAGGTTTTCCTCACTCTGGGCATCGTCAGCCTGCTGGAGAACATCCTGGTCGTCGCTGCTATCGTGAAGAACAAGAACCTTCACTCGCCCATGTACTTTTTCATCTGCAGCCTGGCTGTCGCCGACATGCTCGTCAGCGTGTCCAACGCCTCCGAGACCATTGTCATAGCGCTCATCAATGGAGGCAACCTGACCATCCCGGTCACGCTGATAAAGAGCATGGACAATGTGTTTGACTCTATGATCTGCAGCTCTCTGTTGGCGTCCATATGCAGCCTGCTGGCCATCGCCGTCGACCGCTACATCACCATCTTCTACGCGCTCCGTTACCACAACATCGTCACCCTGCGGAGGGCGATGCTGGTCATCAGCAGCATCTGGACGTGCTGCATCGTGTCCGGCATCCTGTTCATCATCTACTCGGAGAGCACCACGGTGCTCATCTGCCTCATCACCATGTTCTTCACCATGCTGGTGCTCATGGCTTCGCTGTACGTGCACATGTTCCTGCTGGCCCGTTTGCACATGAAGCGCATAGCGGCGCTGCCGGGCAACGCGCCCATCCACCAGCGAGCCAACATGAAGGGCGCCATCACCCTCACCATCCTCCTCGGGGTGTTCGTGGTGTGCTGGGCGCCATTTTTCCTCCACCTCATCCTCATGATCAcctgcccccggaacccctactGCACCTGCTTCATGTCCCACTTCAACATGTACCTCATCCTCATCATGTGCAACTCCGTCATCGACCCCATCATCTACGCCTTTCGGAGCCAAGAGATGAGAAAAACCTTCAAAGAGATTTTCTACTGCTCACACGCTTTCTTGTGCGTGTGA